From a single Nostoc sp. MS1 genomic region:
- a CDS encoding acyl-CoA dehydrogenase family protein, with the protein MPSVITETQDYIKLAASLVPVFAQTAVERDKQGGTAKYERSHLRQSGLLKLIIPKEYGGLGETWITTLQIVRQFAQVDSSIAHLFGYHHLQVITPYLYGTTEQAENYYTWTARHNWFWGNALNPLDKRLTLSSDGKNYRLNGLKSFCSGAQDSDMLTVSALPIGESKPVVVAIPTFSYGITIHDDWDNIGQRQTDSGSVSFANVLVKEFEILANPESIGTPFAALRIYISHLVRVNILLGIALGAFAQAKEYTTTTTQPWVNSGVHSATADPYILQTYGKLWVDLNAATVLSDEAAEKFQAAWERGRQLTADEFGKTAIAISTAAAFTTKVGLEITNQIFELMGARATATEYGFDRYWRNLRTLTLHDPLSYKIQEVGKWALNGEFSQF; encoded by the coding sequence ATGCCATCAGTTATTACCGAAACCCAAGACTATATCAAATTAGCTGCTTCTTTAGTCCCTGTGTTTGCCCAGACTGCTGTAGAAAGGGACAAACAAGGGGGAACAGCAAAGTATGAGCGATCGCACCTCCGGCAAAGTGGTTTACTAAAACTTATCATCCCCAAAGAATACGGCGGACTGGGTGAAACTTGGATAACTACACTCCAAATCGTGCGGCAATTTGCTCAAGTAGATAGTTCCATCGCTCATTTGTTTGGTTATCACCATTTGCAAGTGATTACGCCTTATCTTTACGGCACAACAGAACAAGCAGAGAATTACTACACTTGGACAGCTAGACACAATTGGTTTTGGGGAAATGCTCTCAACCCCCTAGATAAGCGCCTGACTCTCAGCAGTGACGGCAAAAACTACCGTCTCAACGGACTCAAGAGCTTCTGTTCTGGCGCTCAAGATTCCGATATGCTGACAGTTTCCGCCTTACCAATAGGGGAATCTAAACCTGTAGTAGTTGCCATCCCTACTTTCAGTTATGGAATCACCATTCATGATGATTGGGATAATATCGGACAACGGCAAACCGATAGCGGTAGCGTTTCCTTTGCTAACGTTTTAGTAAAAGAATTTGAGATATTAGCAAATCCAGAATCAATTGGTACTCCCTTTGCTGCACTGAGAATTTATATTTCTCATCTAGTCAGAGTCAATATCTTACTAGGAATTGCCTTGGGTGCATTCGCTCAAGCCAAGGAATATACCACCACAACAACCCAACCTTGGGTAAATTCTGGAGTACATAGTGCTACAGCAGATCCTTACATCTTGCAGACTTACGGCAAACTGTGGGTAGACTTAAACGCTGCTACTGTTCTCAGTGATGAGGCGGCGGAGAAATTCCAAGCTGCTTGGGAGCGGGGTAGACAACTAACAGCAGATGAATTTGGCAAAACTGCTATAGCTATTTCCACGGCTGCGGCTTTCACTACCAAAGTAGGCTTAGAGATTACAAACCAAATCTTTGAACTCATGGGCGCTAGAGCCACAGCCACAGAATACGGCTTTGATCGCTATTGGCGCAACCTCCGCACCCTCACCCTCCACGATCCCCTGAGTTACAAGATTCAGGAAGTTGGGAAATGGGCGCTTAATGGCGAGTTTTCCCAGTTTTAG